The proteins below come from a single Thermopolyspora flexuosa genomic window:
- a CDS encoding cysteine desulfurase family protein: MAYLDHAATTPMLPEAIEAMTAHLGTVGNASSLHASGRRMRRVVEEARESIASALGARPSEVVFTSGGTEADNLAIKGLYWARAASGARRVLVSSVEHHAVLDPARWLGERQGAVVEELAVDEHGRVHPETLREVIERNPDDVALVSVMWANNEVGTVQPVAELAAIAHEYGIPFHTDAVQAVGQLPVSFADSGVDALTLTGHKIGGPFGVGALLLARGVDPAPVLHGGGQEREVRSGTLDAPAIAGFAAAVEHAVARREELAARLTELRDDLIARVRQAVPDVILNGDPVHRLPGNAHFSFPGCEGDALLMLLDAKGVECSTGSACTAGVAQPSHVLLAMGADALRARGSLRFSLGHTSTKADVDRLAEVIGPVVERARRAGIS; this comes from the coding sequence ATGGCTTATCTGGATCACGCGGCCACCACGCCCATGCTCCCCGAGGCGATCGAGGCGATGACCGCGCACCTCGGCACGGTCGGCAACGCCTCGTCGCTGCACGCCTCGGGCCGGCGGATGCGGCGCGTCGTGGAGGAGGCCCGGGAGAGCATCGCGAGCGCGCTCGGCGCCCGGCCCAGCGAGGTGGTGTTCACCTCGGGCGGCACCGAGGCGGACAACCTCGCGATCAAGGGCCTCTACTGGGCCCGCGCCGCCTCCGGGGCACGGCGCGTCCTGGTCAGCTCGGTCGAGCACCACGCCGTGCTCGACCCGGCACGCTGGCTCGGCGAGCGGCAGGGCGCGGTGGTCGAGGAGCTCGCGGTCGACGAGCACGGCCGGGTGCACCCGGAGACGCTGCGCGAGGTGATCGAGCGCAACCCGGACGACGTCGCCCTGGTCAGCGTGATGTGGGCGAACAACGAGGTCGGCACCGTGCAGCCGGTGGCCGAGCTCGCCGCGATCGCCCACGAGTACGGCATCCCGTTCCACACCGACGCGGTCCAGGCGGTGGGCCAGCTTCCGGTGTCGTTCGCCGACAGCGGCGTGGACGCGCTCACCCTCACCGGGCACAAGATCGGCGGCCCGTTCGGGGTGGGCGCGCTGCTGCTCGCCCGCGGCGTCGACCCGGCCCCGGTGCTGCACGGCGGCGGGCAGGAGCGCGAGGTGCGCTCGGGCACCCTCGACGCCCCCGCGATCGCCGGCTTCGCCGCGGCCGTGGAGCACGCCGTGGCGCGCCGCGAGGAGCTCGCCGCCCGGCTCACCGAGCTGCGCGACGACCTCATCGCCCGGGTACGGCAGGCCGTACCGGACGTGATCCTCAACGGCGACCCGGTGCACCGGCTGCCCGGCAACGCGCACTTCTCCTTCCCCGGCTGCGAGGGCGACGCGCTGCTCATGCTGCTCGACGCCAAGGGCGTGGAGTGCTCCACCGGCTCGGCCTGCACCGCCGGGGTCGCGCAGCCGTCCCACGTGCTGCTCGCCATGGGCGCCGACGCGCTGCGCGCCCGCGGCTCGCTGCGGTTCTCCCTCGGCCACACCTCGACCAAGGCCGACGTGGACCGGCTCGCCGAGGTGATCGGCCCGGTGGTGGAGCGCGCCCGGCGGGCCGGGATCAGTTGA
- a CDS encoding DUF695 domain-containing protein: MRDERIAAFWSWWAENRPRLDAMLDAGDETGLAEALAPAVAAIDERLAWEIEPGKAAGQALVVTSAGAPDLRPLAHRWVRAAPPADERWEFHPSRQPHPNAMELRIQVGGREFAFDQIVLGMRIPPGKPRLDLVVYHPIYPDLDDETRTESALLALDWILGEDEVARWIGDITAASFEPLDPVPVVHLPAVVAGLAQEHDEPRWVALEGRTPAGGKVTATARFPLRPVDFPLFDQHITVALPYREADADGLPTGASAEALDVFELELAAALPDDQALPAVQINADRVREIHIYADPDAGVADRIRELVKGWRQGRAKVEVESDPGWLSISHFLN, encoded by the coding sequence ATGCGAGACGAACGGATCGCGGCGTTCTGGTCGTGGTGGGCGGAGAACCGGCCACGGCTCGACGCGATGCTCGATGCGGGGGACGAGACCGGGCTCGCCGAGGCGCTCGCCCCGGCCGTGGCGGCGATCGACGAGCGGCTGGCCTGGGAGATCGAGCCGGGGAAGGCGGCCGGCCAGGCGCTCGTGGTGACCTCGGCGGGCGCGCCGGACCTGCGGCCGCTCGCCCACCGGTGGGTGCGCGCCGCGCCCCCGGCCGACGAGCGGTGGGAGTTCCACCCGTCGCGGCAGCCGCACCCGAACGCGATGGAGCTGAGAATCCAGGTGGGTGGGCGCGAGTTCGCGTTCGACCAGATCGTGCTCGGCATGCGCATCCCGCCCGGCAAGCCGCGCCTCGACCTGGTGGTCTACCACCCGATCTATCCGGACCTCGACGACGAGACGCGTACCGAGAGCGCGCTGCTCGCGCTCGACTGGATCCTCGGCGAGGACGAGGTGGCCCGGTGGATCGGCGACATCACCGCGGCCTCGTTCGAGCCGCTCGACCCGGTGCCCGTTGTGCACCTGCCCGCGGTGGTCGCCGGGCTCGCCCAGGAGCACGACGAGCCGCGCTGGGTGGCGCTGGAGGGCCGCACCCCGGCCGGGGGCAAGGTGACCGCGACCGCGCGGTTCCCGCTGCGGCCGGTGGACTTCCCGCTGTTCGACCAGCACATCACGGTGGCGCTGCCGTACCGGGAGGCGGACGCGGACGGGCTGCCGACCGGCGCGTCGGCGGAGGCGCTCGACGTCTTCGAGCTCGAGCTCGCCGCGGCGCTGCCGGACGACCAGGCGCTGCCCGCGGTGCAGATCAACGCCGACCGGGTGCGGGAGATCCACATCTACGCCGACCCGGACGCGGGCGTGGCGGACCGGATCCGCGAGCTGGTCAAGGGGTGGCGGCAGGGCCGCGCCAAGGTCGAGGTGGAGTCCGACCCGGGCTGGCTGTCGATCTCCCACTTCCTCAACTGA
- the mnmA gene encoding tRNA 2-thiouridine(34) synthase MnmA: MGLRVLAAMSGGVDSAVAAARIAEAGHDVTGVHLALSANPRSYRTGARGCCTLEDVRDARRAADVIGIPFYVWDMAERFHHDVVEDFVSEYAAGRTPNPCLRCNEKIKFEAVLDRALALGFDAVATGHHARLENGVLRRSVDPGKDQSYVLGVLTREQLAHAMFPLGDSTKEQVRAEAARRGLTVADKPDSHDICFIADGDTRAFLAERLGTRPGPIVDALTGEVLGEHDGAYGFTVGQRKGLRLGRPAPDGRPRYVLSIEPATNTVTVGPRSALEVTSIIAERPIWNGPIDEPRGPLTCSVQLRAHGEVYGCRARVTDGLLRIDLDRPATGVAPGQAAVLYDGDVVLGSGTIRSAS, from the coding sequence ATGGGGCTTCGTGTACTGGCCGCCATGTCCGGCGGCGTCGACTCGGCGGTGGCCGCCGCGCGCATCGCCGAGGCGGGCCATGACGTCACCGGCGTGCACCTGGCGCTGTCCGCCAACCCGCGCTCGTACCGCACCGGCGCCCGCGGCTGCTGCACGCTCGAGGACGTGCGCGACGCGCGCCGCGCCGCCGACGTGATCGGCATCCCGTTCTACGTGTGGGACATGGCCGAACGCTTCCACCACGACGTGGTGGAGGACTTCGTCAGCGAGTACGCGGCCGGCCGTACCCCCAACCCCTGCCTGCGCTGCAACGAGAAGATCAAGTTCGAGGCGGTGCTCGACCGCGCGCTCGCGCTCGGCTTCGACGCGGTCGCCACCGGCCACCACGCCCGGCTGGAGAACGGCGTGCTGCGCCGCAGCGTCGATCCGGGCAAGGACCAGTCGTACGTGCTCGGCGTGCTCACCCGCGAGCAGCTCGCCCACGCGATGTTCCCGCTCGGCGACTCCACCAAGGAGCAGGTGCGCGCCGAGGCCGCCAGGCGCGGCCTCACCGTGGCCGACAAGCCGGACAGCCACGACATCTGCTTCATCGCCGACGGCGACACCCGGGCCTTCCTCGCCGAGCGGCTCGGCACCCGGCCCGGCCCGATCGTGGACGCGCTCACCGGCGAGGTGCTCGGCGAGCACGACGGCGCGTACGGCTTCACCGTCGGCCAGCGCAAGGGCCTGCGCCTCGGCCGCCCGGCACCCGACGGCCGGCCCCGCTACGTGCTGTCGATCGAGCCCGCCACGAACACGGTCACCGTCGGCCCGCGCTCCGCGCTCGAGGTCACCTCGATCATCGCCGAGCGCCCGATCTGGAACGGCCCCATCGACGAGCCGCGCGGCCCGCTCACCTGCTCGGTGCAGCTGCGCGCGCACGGCGAGGTGTACGGCTGCCGCGCCCGGGTCACCGACGGGCTGCTGCGCATCGACCTCGACCGCCCGGCCACCGGGGTTGCCCCCGGCCAGGCGGCCGTGCTCTACGACGGCGACGTCGTGCTCGGCTCGGGCACGATCCGGTCCGCCTCCTGA
- a CDS encoding MBL fold metallo-hydrolase codes for MKLTKYGHACVRLEKDGHTLVIDPGKFSGAGVLDGADTVLITHEHFDHLDEQALREAAAKNVALEIYGPEAVISRLGDIAVLTRAVRDGDRFRSNGFDIAVAGEWHAVNHPDQPVVQNVGFLVADEIFYPGDALTVPDFEVPTLLLPTNAPWVKLREWVEYLRTVRPGRAYSTHDGLLNEVGLKLIDNWLGMEADRHKAEIRRLAPGESVTLGG; via the coding sequence ATGAAGCTCACCAAGTACGGCCATGCGTGCGTGCGGCTGGAGAAGGACGGCCACACGCTCGTGATCGACCCCGGGAAGTTCTCCGGCGCGGGAGTGCTCGACGGCGCGGACACCGTGCTCATCACCCACGAGCACTTCGACCACCTCGACGAGCAGGCGCTGCGGGAGGCCGCGGCCAAGAACGTCGCGCTGGAGATCTACGGCCCCGAGGCGGTGATCTCCAGGCTCGGCGACATCGCGGTGCTCACCCGGGCGGTGCGCGACGGCGACCGGTTCCGCAGCAACGGCTTCGACATCGCGGTCGCGGGCGAGTGGCACGCGGTCAACCACCCGGACCAGCCGGTGGTGCAGAACGTCGGCTTCCTCGTCGCGGACGAGATCTTCTATCCCGGCGACGCGCTCACCGTGCCGGACTTCGAGGTGCCCACCCTGCTGCTGCCGACGAACGCGCCGTGGGTCAAGCTCCGCGAGTGGGTCGAGTACCTGCGCACGGTACGGCCCGGCCGCGCCTACTCCACCCACGACGGCCTGCTCAACGAGGTGGGCCTGAAGCTGATCGACAACTGGCTGGGCATGGAGGCCGACCGGCACAAGGCCGAGATCCGGCGCCTCGCGCCCGGCGAGAGCGTGACGCTCGGCGGCTGA